In Fibrobacter sp. UWR3, a single window of DNA contains:
- a CDS encoding toxin-antitoxin system YwqK family antitoxin → MKKEIFVLLLCCGFLNAFAAPAKAPKKLAAKPASQGGVELDTVRTTLDDGTLARLYTVQKGTDIREGVAYTYHPNGNLAVEAPYKNGKLDGVFKSYYESGKVWQTIGYKEGIEDGSSTEFYENGIKKSREVYKMGVLDGASEVWSERGLLVRTLPYVNGQIHGVAKIYDDLGAIKEEMTFEKGLRNGPYRRFTKGVKTLEAIFENNRCVKNCDF, encoded by the coding sequence ATGAAAAAAGAAATTTTCGTGTTACTCCTGTGTTGCGGATTTCTCAATGCCTTCGCCGCACCTGCAAAGGCCCCGAAGAAGCTCGCGGCCAAGCCCGCATCGCAAGGCGGGGTGGAACTGGACACCGTCCGCACTACGCTTGATGACGGGACGCTGGCCCGCCTGTACACGGTGCAGAAGGGTACCGACATCCGCGAGGGGGTTGCCTACACGTATCACCCCAACGGCAATCTGGCGGTCGAGGCCCCGTACAAGAATGGCAAGCTCGATGGCGTGTTCAAGAGTTACTACGAAAGCGGCAAGGTCTGGCAGACCATCGGTTACAAGGAAGGAATCGAGGACGGGTCCAGCACGGAATTTTACGAGAACGGAATCAAGAAATCCCGCGAGGTATACAAGATGGGCGTGCTTGACGGCGCGAGCGAAGTGTGGAGCGAACGCGGACTGCTGGTGCGCACGCTGCCCTACGTGAACGGGCAAATCCACGGTGTCGCAAAAATCTACGACGACCTTGGTGCCATCAAGGAAGAGATGACGTTCGAGAAAGGGCTCCGCAACGGGCCGTACCGCCGCTTTACCAAGGGCGTCAAGACGCTCGAGGCGATTTTCGAAAACAACCGCTGCGTCAAGAACTGCGACTTCTAA
- a CDS encoding DedA family protein translates to MSLATFAQVDSSTVQASPAAQVEAVAEATSEEGATADGTPKTGIYDQVINWYNANLNYGTVALLMAVESSFIPFPSELVVPPAAYKAMQPESGLNIVFIVLFATLGALAGAFVNYFLAKLLGRPIVYKFADSRLGHFLLLDSGKVTNAERFFLEHGAVSTLVGRLIPAIRQLISIPAGLSKMKLWAFTLYTAIGALFWNIILAVLGYIAHGQKDLIQTYSHELSIGLVGLGVLFIGYMTWCALKPKK, encoded by the coding sequence ATGAGCCTCGCGACGTTCGCACAAGTTGATTCCAGCACGGTGCAGGCAAGTCCGGCAGCCCAGGTCGAAGCCGTTGCAGAAGCCACCTCCGAAGAAGGCGCGACCGCCGACGGCACCCCGAAGACCGGCATCTACGACCAGGTCATCAACTGGTACAACGCGAACCTGAACTACGGCACCGTCGCTCTCCTCATGGCGGTGGAATCCTCGTTCATCCCCTTCCCGTCGGAACTGGTGGTGCCGCCCGCCGCATACAAGGCGATGCAACCGGAATCGGGCCTGAACATCGTGTTCATCGTGCTCTTCGCTACCCTCGGGGCACTCGCGGGTGCATTCGTCAACTACTTCCTCGCGAAGCTCCTCGGGCGCCCGATTGTGTACAAATTCGCAGACAGCCGCCTGGGGCACTTTCTGCTTCTCGATTCGGGCAAAGTAACAAACGCCGAGAGGTTCTTCCTCGAGCACGGCGCAGTCTCTACGCTCGTCGGCAGGCTCATTCCGGCAATCCGCCAGCTGATTTCTATCCCGGCGGGCCTTTCCAAGATGAAGCTCTGGGCATTCACGCTCTACACCGCCATCGGCGCCCTCTTCTGGAATATCATCCTCGCAGTCCTCGGGTACATCGCCCACGGGCAGAAGGACTTGATTCAGACGTACAGCCACGAACTTTCCATCGGGCTCGTTGGGCTCGGCGTATTGTTTATCGGCTACATGACCTGGTGCGCGCTCAAGCCGAAAAAGTAG
- a CDS encoding radical SAM protein — MRITFLNPPFHPMFSRESRSPCVTKSSTLYWPMFLSYAAGTAEADGNEIQLIDSPAMELDLPQTLEGIKKFDPALVICSTSTPSILNDLKVVRAIKDTLPNVKVAIMGTHATAEPLESLEMEPALDFVIIGEADYTCRNLARSLRGDGVPVNQIAGLAFRKEDGTTDFQPEGPKIENLDELPWVSKVYRKHLYSCYKKYFYGANLNPLIVILSGRGCPNRCSYCVIPQTLNGHKFRRRTPKDVVDELQYIKDNFEDLGEVFFEDDTFTASHEHVREICNLILERGLKITWSCNARADVPLDLLKLMKKAGGREMCVGFESASPVVLENIHKGVKNTDKAIEFTKNARKAGLLVHGCFMVGNPGDTPETLRMTLDYAKKLNPNTAQFYPIMAYPGTEAYKEALESGALQTKDYNQWLDKDGFHRTTIQRGELSSQALVDFCDKARREFYLRPSYILRQGIMALKNPRERYRVMRGFGTLVKHLFRKHGQLAPVARQAPTIKP, encoded by the coding sequence ATGCGTATTACTTTTTTGAATCCTCCGTTCCATCCGATGTTCAGTCGCGAATCGCGCAGCCCCTGCGTGACTAAATCGAGCACTCTTTACTGGCCCATGTTCCTGAGTTACGCCGCCGGCACTGCCGAGGCGGATGGCAACGAGATTCAGCTGATTGACAGCCCCGCGATGGAGCTGGACTTGCCCCAGACGCTCGAGGGCATCAAGAAGTTTGACCCGGCGCTTGTCATTTGCAGCACGAGCACCCCGAGCATTCTGAACGACCTCAAGGTGGTGCGTGCCATCAAGGATACGCTCCCGAACGTGAAGGTCGCCATCATGGGTACGCATGCCACCGCCGAGCCGCTCGAGAGCCTGGAGATGGAACCCGCGCTCGACTTCGTGATTATCGGCGAGGCGGACTACACCTGCCGGAACCTCGCGAGGAGCCTGCGCGGCGACGGAGTCCCCGTGAACCAGATTGCGGGCCTCGCCTTCCGCAAGGAGGACGGCACCACAGACTTCCAGCCCGAGGGTCCAAAAATCGAGAACCTGGACGAACTCCCGTGGGTTTCGAAGGTGTACCGCAAGCACCTTTACAGCTGCTACAAGAAGTATTTCTACGGAGCGAACCTCAACCCGCTGATTGTGATTTTGAGCGGGCGCGGGTGCCCGAACCGCTGCAGCTACTGCGTGATTCCGCAGACGCTCAACGGCCACAAGTTCCGCCGCCGCACGCCGAAGGACGTGGTGGACGAATTGCAGTACATCAAGGACAATTTCGAAGATCTGGGCGAAGTCTTCTTCGAAGACGACACGTTCACCGCAAGCCACGAGCATGTGCGCGAAATCTGCAACCTGATTCTGGAACGCGGCCTCAAGATTACGTGGAGCTGCAACGCCCGCGCCGATGTTCCGCTGGATTTGCTCAAGCTGATGAAGAAGGCGGGCGGCCGCGAGATGTGCGTGGGTTTTGAAAGCGCTTCGCCTGTGGTTCTCGAGAACATTCACAAGGGCGTGAAGAATACCGACAAGGCAATCGAGTTCACGAAAAACGCCCGCAAGGCAGGCCTGCTGGTGCACGGCTGCTTCATGGTAGGTAACCCGGGCGACACTCCGGAAACACTCCGCATGACGCTCGACTACGCCAAGAAGTTGAACCCGAATACTGCGCAGTTCTACCCCATCATGGCGTACCCCGGTACCGAGGCCTACAAGGAAGCCCTCGAGAGCGGCGCATTACAGACAAAGGATTACAACCAGTGGCTGGACAAGGACGGGTTCCACCGCACCACCATCCAGCGCGGCGAACTCAGCAGCCAGGCACTCGTGGACTTCTGCGACAAGGCCCGCCGCGAGTTCTACCTGCGTCCGAGCTATATTCTGCGTCAAGGCATCATGGCCCTCAAGAACCCGCGCGAACGCTACCGCGTGATGCGTGGATTCGGAACGCTCGTGAAGCACCTGTTTAGGAAGCACGGGCAGCTCGCCCCTGTGGCGCGCCAGGCCCCGACCATAAAGCCATAG